In a genomic window of Leishmania mexicana MHOM/GT/2001/U1103 complete genome, chromosome 30:
- a CDS encoding amino acid permease, which translates to MVRCAGEGGEHVSLSHAYTHTPLGTSIAVRQVRSPRPWRSPSPLFSRVSPLPHPLLCRFATTAALLLLPRASRATFTRTQQARIARLLHTHTHHATADTLRASRIRRTRRLSLAHRPPPPPSLEFVTSLAVSCSELSRHRTPPPPSVEPSPAVHIWGLFRLGPPPSSIFLRLPLAPRESLSTHAPQDTILPVPQPQMSHRPSMRGDGAQRPCSPAQSTTKDAHRAHNGAVPPSHAQPRRTGCLGVLQGIRDAVIKAVYVIVPPGGILSGAFNMASSSIGAGILGLPAATDSAGIIPAMIFLVVITYFSVFSMYILALASENTRIKTFEGLARWLFPARRYAFSYWAAFIRLFHGFSGCVAYVISVGNCLGPIFTGAAEQHPDNKAIQFFATTQGNRVLTVIVWLFVMLPLVIPKHIDSLRYASAIAVTFMVYFVFVVVAHSCRNGLAEMSKHVKLSGNQVDDDKLEHNTVFLFRTGNSVIHSVGIFVFAYVCQINAQEVLWDLRPEIRTSKTFTVSAFIGMMLCTTLYMLASVFGYFDFGSKKLLGKSLLLMFNPLEEANIMIAYVAVMIKVCVSYALLSIAARNSLYYLIGFQHRYRNRTEAAVAEELGFVAGDAAVQQGANPTAAAADSDVVQSGKLDGVDSDHGPEGTTKVHSPSQPVDEGYEEGEDVEETAEDTTYVDNIPFWQHLLVVLALSGASLLCGLFIPNINTVFGFAGAISGGFIAFVFPALFVMYSGNFTVAQVGWFTYLNTYLLLICGVVGIVFGTGGTIYETV; encoded by the coding sequence ATGGTGCGTtgcgcgggggaggggggcgaacATGTTTCCCTCTcgcatgcatacacacacacgcctctcGGTACATCTATAGCTGTCCGACAGGTGCGCAGCCCTCGCCCGTGgcgctccccctctcccctatTTTCACgcgtctctcccctcccccatcccctcctctgccgttTTGCGaccactgctgctcttctGCTCTTGCCACGCGCTTCGCGAGCGACCTTCACGCGGACGCAACAGGCACGCATTGCTCGACTGcttcacacgcacacacaccacgcgACAGCTGACACGTTACGCGCGTCCCGCATCCGCCGAACCCGtcggctctctctcgcgcaccggccccctcccccaccctcactCGAATTCGTCACTTCTTTGGCCGTCTCTTGTTCTGAACTCTCTCGTCATcgcacccctcctccgccgtccgTCGAGCCATCCCCAGCGGTACATATTTGGGGCCTCTTTCGCCTTGGGCCCCCGCCTTCCTCGATCTTTCTCCGCTTGCCGCTCGCCCCACGCGAATCCCTTTCTACCCACGCACCACAAGACACCATTTTACCTGTCCCACAGCCTCAGATGTCCCACCGCCCCAGTATGCGGGGCGATGGCGCACAGCGGCCATGCAGCCCTGCCCAGTCCACCACCAAGGATGCACACCGCGCTCACAACGGAgcagtgccgccgtcgcacgcgcagccgcgccgcaccgGATGTCTTGGTGTGCTCCAGGGCAtccgcgacgccgtcatcAAAGCGGTGTACGTGATCGTGCCGCCCGGCGGCATTCTCTCCGGCGCCTTCAACATGGCGAGCTCCTCCATCGGCGCCGGCATCCTTGGCCTGCCCGCGGCGACCGACTCTGCAGGCATCATCCCCGCCATGatcttcctcgtcgtcatcaCGTACTTCTCCGTGTTCTCCATGTACATCCTGGCACTCGCATCGGAGAATACGCGCATCAAGACCTTCGAGGGCTTGGCGCGGTGGCTCTTCCCAGCGAGAAGATATGCCTTCTCATACTGGGCCGCGTTCATCCGGCTTTTCCACGGCTTCtccggctgcgtcgcctACGTCATCAGCGTGGGCAACTGCCTTGGTCCCATCttcaccggcgccgcagagcagcacccCGACAACAAAGCCATCCAGTTCTTCGCCACCACGCAGGGCAACCGCGTGCTCACCGTCATCGTTTGGCTCTtcgtgatgctgccgctggttATTCCGAAGCACATCGACTCACTGCGCTACGCCTCCGCCATCGCGGTGACATTTATGGTGTACTTCGTCTTCGTGGTTGTCGCACACAGCTGCCGCAACGGACTGGCGGAAATGTCGAAGCACGTGAAGCTGTCCGGCAACCAGGTGGACGATGACAAGCTGGAGCACAACACggtctttctttttcgcaCCGGCAACTCCGTAATCCACTCCGTCGGCATCTTTGTTTTCGCGTACGTGTGCCAAATCAACGCGCAGGAGGTTCTGTGGGATTTGAGGCCCGAGATTCGCACGTCGAAGACCTTCACGGTGTCGGCGTTCATTGGAATGATGCTGTGCACCACGCTGTACATGCTGGCGTCCGTGTTCGGCTACTTCGACTTTGGCAGCAAGAAGCTGCTGGgcaagtcgctgctgctcatgttCAACCCGCTCGAGGAGGCCAACATCATGATCGCCTACGTTGCCGTCATGATCAAGGTATGCGTCTCCTACGCGCTACTCAGCATTGCAGCGCGCAACTCCCTGTACTACCTGATCGGCTTCCAGCACCGCTACCGCAACCGCACCGAGGCTGCAGTCGCGGAGGAGCTCGGCTtcgtcgctggcgacgccgccgtccagcagGGGGCAAATccgaccgcggcggcggccgacaGTGACGTTGTCCAGTCCGGCAAGCTGGACGGGGTGGACAGCGACCACGGCCCGGAGGGGACAACGAAGGTCCACAGTCCCTCCCAACCCGTCGATGAGGGCTACGAAGAGGGTGaggacgtggaggagacCGCCGAGGACACGACGTACGTGGACAACATCCCGTTCTGGCAGCACCTGCTCGTCGTGCTTGCGCTCTCCggcgcgtcgctgctgtgtggcCTGTTCATCCCGAACATCAACACCGTCTTCGGCTTCGCCGGCGCGATCAGCGGCGGCTTCATCGCCTTTGTCTTCCCCGCGCTCTTCGTCATGTACTCGGGCAACTTcacggtggcgcaggtgggATGGTTCACGTACCTGAACACGTACCTGCTGCTGATCTGCGGTGTTGTGGGCATTGTCttcggcaccggcggcaccaTCTACGAAACTGTTTGA